The following coding sequences are from one Neurospora crassa OR74A linkage group I, whole genome shotgun sequence window:
- a CDS encoding F-box domain-containing protein, with amino-acid sequence MMRDIVDLPHDLFLLVISYLSPRTCVLSRSVSRRWHAAFTDEHISYLLMRWNFPQCREMRLTSTTALLPSASTSDFDNINSNLAIEISCTSRNLPPWPETFALVARRYHHLCQGSARVVEKLQMTRPSRENTGPSPFSFKGVAPWNRFLRLEEKTAEFHYPDPAWWYSQEDGVLVYPAEVRDRPNTPSSDPAHGYVYQIFDPATGSQIPVPFDVRRKHIRRVRLAQGVLIFEWAEEHPYHQLNDREVVHRHFVTTFDVVRTPSPSAWTWTIQFRSEWKLHFLGLPINRSDRFFSAHTATHYAVYFWQPNRSLYQDDPIEQLAVWDISLPSPYRPSEDPTGHNRPPVGNRTTSMSAGLWNGGGTHTTTTTTTAAGEARKDASPEPDRIPATNGPQVIRRMAWRELDFYGVRQRANPQLRDLSLDDRNLYFIEEEHRWAEGQHSSLSPPRVHHVKCTGIPIVPCTPAVPIPLLSSVKKGAEQGAKPSHAHYYQALFTSTNNDAVYGPVWVDQCGADGDVNMSFCQRAHHSTSISPLTSSASPSSSSFFSTTPQAQDGQQLPPSPPLSPSSSSSSSSRSFHTLLSDQQALLHHLLRSRPPSPSSQSFNFSMPPDSRRTYQQSLEDLLKASNQQRFPGLAPCWRHEDFPYLTVAEMVDFAAGVRITARHCFMLETVSVCVRNACISVKPGLPLHTEVGGKEDDNNNNNNRRSERKKENRNKGHKAGGEGSKRGRGEEVQFADEMWSQLVGRRGYLAGDERWVLGEDEEGRITVVRF; translated from the coding sequence ATGATGAGAGACATTGTTGACCTACCACAcgatctcttcctcctcgtcatctctTACCTCTCTCCCAGAACATGCGTCCTCTCTCGCTCTGTCTCTCGAAGATGGCACGCCGCCTTCACCGACGAACATATTTCGTATCTCTTGATGCGATGGAACTTCCCACAATGTCGTGAGATGCGTCTGACGTCAACCACTGCCTTACTACCATCGGCATCAACTTCAGACTttgacaacatcaacagcaatcTCGCCATCGAGATATCATGTACTTCTCGTAACCTCCCACCATGGCCCGAGACTTTTGCTCTCGTGGCCAGACGCTATCATCATCTCTGTCAAGGCTCAGCCCGAGTTGTTGAGAAGCTTCAGATGACTCGGCCAAGCCGTGAAAATACTGGGCCCTCCCCATTCTCTTTCAAGGGAGTCGCTCCTTGGAACCGTTTCCTGCGTCTGGAGGAAAAGACGGCCGAGTTTCATTACCCCGATCCCGCGTGGTGGTACAGTCAAGAAGACGGAGTGCTGGTCTACCCAGCAGAAGTCCGTGACAGGCCCAATACTCCATCATCAGATCCAGCCCATGGATATGTTTATCAAATCTTCGACCCAGCGACTGGATCCCAAATCCCTGTTCCGTTCGATGTACGCCGTAAACATATCCGTCGAGTCCGCCTCGCCCAGGGGGTTCTGATATTCGAATGGGCTGAAGAGCATCCATACCACCAGCTCAATGACAGAGAGGTTGTCCATCGGCATTTTGTGACTACTTTCGACGTCGTCCGAACACCGTCTCCATCTGCCTGGACGTGGACCATCCAATTCCGATCAGAATGGAAGCTACATTTCCTTGGTCTTCCCATAAACCGATCCGaccgcttcttctccgcccACACAGCCACACACTACGCCGTTTACTTCTGGCAACCCAACCGCTCGTTGTACCAGGATGATCCCATCGAACAACTCGCTGTCTGGGACATTTCCTTGCCAAGTCCATACCGTCCATCCGAGGATCCTACAGGACACAACCGGCCACCAGTCGGTAATCGGACGACTTCCATGTCTGCTGGCTTGTGGAACGGAGGGGGGACCCACACGACGACCACAACAACGACAGCGGCCGGAGAAGCAAGAAAGGACGCCAGCCCCGAACCAGATCGCATTCCAGCAACCAACGGTCCCCAAGTAATCCGCCGCATGGCCTGGCGTGAACTCGACTTCTACGGCGTACGGCAGCGCGCCAACCCACAGCTACGTGATCTGTCGCTCGACGATCGGAACCTCTATTTCATCGAGGAAGAACACCGCTGGGCCGAGGGCCAACATTCCTCTCTTAGTCCGCCTCGCGTTCACCATGTCAAGTGCACGGGTATTCCTATTGTGCCTTGCACGCCGGCTGTTCCTATCCCTTTGTTGTCATCTGTCAAGAAGGGTGCGGAGCAAGGGGCTAAGCCGTCTCATGCGCATTACTACCAGGCTCTTTTCACTTCAACAAACAATGACGCTGTGTATGGGCCAGTATGGGTGGACCAGTGTGGTGCAGATGGGGATGTGAATATGTCCTTTTGTCAACGGGCACATCATTCCACTTCCATCTCTCCACTCACCTCTTCAGCCTCcccgtcatcctcctccttcttttccacgACACCTCAGGCCCAAGACGGGCAACaacttcccccctccccacccctctccccctcctcctcctcctcctcctcatcccgcTCCTTCCACACCCTCCTCTCCGACCAACAAGCCCTCCTGCATCACCTCCTCCGCTCCcgtcccccttctccctcttcccaaTCCTTCAACTTCTCTATGCCCCCCGACTCCCGCCGCACATACCAGCAATCCTTGGAGGATCTCTTAAAGGCAAGTAACCAGCAACGTTTTCCCGGCCTCGCCCCCTGCTGGCGCCACGAAGATTTCCCCTACCTGACCGTCGCAGAAATGGTCGATTTCGCTGCGGGGGTGAGGATCACGGCCAGGCATTGTTTCATGTTGGAGACTGTTAGTGTTTGTGTGAGGAATGCTTGTATTTCTGTGAAGCCTGGTTTGCCTTTGCACACGGAGGTTGgggggaaggaggatgataataacaataacaataatagaagaagtgagaggaagaaggagaataggAATAAGGGACATAAGGCCGGAGGGGAGGGATcaaagagagggagaggtgaAGAAGTGCAGTTTGCGGATGAAATGTGGAGCCAGTTGGTGGGTAGGAGGGGATATCTGGCGGGTGATGAGAGGTGGGTGCTgggagaggatgaggagggaagGATTACTGTTGTCAGGTTTTAG
- a CDS encoding phenol 2-monooxygenase → MAPGVLEKPAEEQQGGDLHMTNAADDSCVDRLTLLRSMPEPPVECQVCVVGAGPAGLMLACNLGRFGVKVEVVDDRADQTPVGRADGLQPKTIETFRQMRLADPLLQRGVRVYDIAFWRSTTDEPLHRLGREIHYPPIIDVLDPYILLVHQGMVESLFIEDLKKRGVEVRRNTAFDSYSVCDGNNGPLQVNCLANVTQDRKTILTQYLVGCDGAHSKVRKSIPDAKPIGLSQPSLWGVLDGELDTDFPDIWSKTLVYSQEHGSILIIPRERNMTRFYIELKSSTKGDRNMLGQEFVMQRAREIMAPFSVKWKYIEWFGRYQIGQRVANRFQDPHTRAFLAGDASHTHSPKAAQGMNTSMHDAWNIGWKLNFAARGLAKPALLESYEQERRKIALDLVNFDYEHANQIAGGDAVALAENFKTNVRFISGIGAEYGENAINMVEPQSWVMGDAKPGCLLPPAKVTRYLDSNPVDVQLDIPMLGQFRIYLLMWDVHQSRIFLDGFCAALNSPDSLMNQLSAAANISYAKQPRLPAPEDIYLRPERYTAVSHLFTFGLITTMPKSEIEITDLPALFQDSRWTFYLDDIPELDTRGQLCTNKWLGSLGPGEVAIVNVRPDGYVGSIGRWDSSVDDAGEEAAKWLDTYYDRFLQVPPSPAMD, encoded by the exons ATGGCTCCCGGTGTCCTCGAGAAGCCCGCAGAGGAGCAACAAGGAGGCGACTTGCACATGACTAACGCTGCTGACGACAGCTGTGTCGACCGTCTAACCTTGCTGAGGAGTATGCCGGAACCGCCGGTAGAGTGTCAAGTGTGCGTGGTCGGCGCCGGCCCGGCCGGCCTGATGCTGGCTTGCAACCTCGGCCGTTTCGGTGTCaaggtggaagtggtggatgACAGGGCAGACCAGACCCCAGTGGGGAG AGCCGACGGTCTGCAACCCAAGACGATCGAGACTTTCCGCCAGATGCGCCTGGCAGATCCTTTACTACAACGCGGCGTTCGAGTGTACGACATTGCTTTCTGGAGGAGTACAACGGACGAACCGCTCCACCGCCTTGGCCGAGAAATTCACTATCCCCCTATAATCGATGTGCTGGACCCGTACATTTTGTTGGTTCACCAGGGCATGGTGGAAAGTCTGTTCATCGAGGACTTGAAGAAGCGCGGTGTTGAAGTGCGGAGAAATACCGCTTTCGACTCGTATAGCGTTTGTGACGGAAACAATGGGCCTCTCCAGGTGAACTGCCTAGCAAATGTCACCCAGGATCGCAAGACCATATTGACGCAATATTTGGTTGGAT GTGACGGCGCGCACTCCAAGGTCAGGAAAAGCATCCCTGATGCCAAGCCCATTGGCCTATCGCAGCCCTCGCTGTGGGGCGTCCTTGACGGCGAGCTCGATACCGACTTCCCAGACATTTGGTCAAAGACGTTGGTCTATTCGCAAGAGCATGGCTCTATCTTGATCATTCCTCGAGAGCGGAACATGACCAGATTTTACATTGAGCTGAAGAGCAGCACAAAGGGTGACAGAAACATGCTGGGGCAGGAGTTTGTGATGCAGCGCGCCAGGGAAATCATGGCGCCCTTTAGTGTCAAGTGGAAGTACATTGAATGGTTTGGTAGGTACCAGATTGGCCAGAGAGTTGCGAACCGCTTCCAGGACCCTCATACCCGGGCCTTCTTGGCTGGTGACGCTAGCCACACTCACTCGCCCAAGGCTGCGCAGGGTATGAACACGTCGATGCACGATGCCTGGAATATTGGCTGGAAGCTGAATTTTGCCGCCCGTGGCCTTGCGAAGCCCGCGTTACTGGAGAGCTACGAACAGGAGCGCAGGAAGATTGCGCTGGATTTGGTCAACTTTGACTATGAGCACGCTAACCAGATTGCCGGAGGCGACGCTGTCGCTCTGGCTGAAAACTTCAAAACGAATGTTCGCTTCATCTCCGGCATTGGTGCGGAATATGGTGAGAATGCTATCAACATGGTTGAGCCGCAGTCGTGGGTTATGGGCGATGCCAAGCCCGGCTGCTTGCTCCCGCCCGCAAAGGTTACTCGCTACTTGGACTCGAATCCGGTCGATGTCCAGCTCGATATTCCCATGCTGGGCCAGTTCCGGATTTACCTGCTGATGTGGGATGTCCATCAGTCGCGCATCTTTTTGGATGGTTTCTGCGCGGCTTTGAACTCGCCTGATTCTTTGATGAACCAGCTCTCGGCCGCCGCGAACATTTCGTACGCCAAGCAGCCCCGTCTGCCAGCTCCTGAGGATATCTATCTTCGTCCGGAGCGGTATACGGCCGTTAGCCATTTGTTTACTTTTGGTTTGATCA CCACCATGCCCAAGTCTGAAATCGAAATAACCGACCTCCCCGCCCTCTTCCAAGACAGCCGCTGGACCTTCTACCTTGACGACATTCCCGAGCTCGACACCCGCGGCCAGCTGTGCACCAACAAGTGGCTCGGCAGTCTCGGCCCCGGAGAGGTGGCCATCGTTAACGTCCGTCCCGATGGGTATGTTGGCTCTATCGGCAGATGGGACTCGAGCGTGGACGATGCCGGTGAGGAGGCGGCCAAGTGGCTTGACACTTACTATGATCGGTTTTTGCAGgtgcctccttctcctgcgATGGATTAG
- a CDS encoding pH-response regulator protein palF/rim-8, translating into MGPFSSASDRNSAAATAAPATATATPSPLSKTPSAATSDDSSTSKKFLKRLNILPLRSRTRNIADFHIRPDDPHRKYSAGDHVQGAVVLTVVKPVRITHLTVLLHGYVRVYKGPGAQNNEPVRSPAEIKNISSRGERKKYYNGYASLFQDEQVLSSDGRLEPGRYEFNFDLLFPEKGLPSSIDFERGTISYMITATLTRPTSVAPTTSCERKIYLMEQLDVGPLAPPKAQTVDLRPISKRAKKKRPAGGDRRSVISSERLSADVPAESLSDGDSARINDTSTEGSLSIVGDDVGQEGFSQAPRSVSHSEVRSLSGDSAASLSTHPSRAYSETNQLAIVGSAMTGKRISFADERTIKLRVEVLKGGCLPGDVIPVKVSVNHIKMIKSMHGVIVTLFRQGRIDSSPLQLSKEDWKKSESDDYYYPKSRTGLSGLSLSSAGSCSMFRKDLSQAFAPLITDPVNFSATLTTSVRVPEDSFPTIKGVPGEMISFRYFVEVIVDLGGKLANHLQGGASSGSRVGATGVVGTPFENVGTLPSWGATGSTSILDTDRLKRIQGVIPGYYEVIVGTTDSNRSRGKGPQRPSLTHTPSVTGGSNYVENEYNEKGGWPNSMHDDDGYGPESANPHDDYASYPPQTTYPHGYVQQPPYWNYVPDSSQHEQAIPAPHYIPPPDLPDENSLTEKERIRRAEQRLLPSQPPIAAASSSSFSAAVPSPSASSHVPDSSLLLNGDNIYDAEDDVPTPAATPATASPFDHALAPVYTPTPAEDLPSAPTLEELDRPPPISRGPSHHPPSTTEDKQELERRRLLAEASAPPEFPEDYIPDEGGGPVTPAGPSGSRAGPSAPPPAPPVAFEPSAPVLFENDEDYHGGGYTAGGPSFPSAASGNGGHEEETVPEYTYNNHRPGSVGAVTVVGNPSSPVLAPASAFFPASGSGNVHDSPREQGQQARSDSSSPPPIEYLPRYER; encoded by the exons ATGGGCCCCTTCTCGAGCGCTTCCGACCGCAACagtgccgccgccaccgccgctcCTGCAACTGCAACTGCGACGCCATCTCCCCTCTCCAAAACACCATCTGCTGCCACGTCCGACGATTCCTCGACCAGCAAAAAGTTCCTGAAGCGCCTCAACATCCTCCCTCTTCGGTCACGCACTCGCAATATCGCCGACTTCCACATCCGACCTGACGATCCCCACCGCAAATACAGTGCCGGCGACCATGTGCAGGGCGCCGTGGTTCTGACCGTCGTCAAGCCCGTCCGCATCACGCACCTGACCGTCTTGCTGCACGGCTACGTACGTGTCTACAAGGGACCTGGCGCCCAAAACAACGAGCCCGTCAGGAGCCCGGCCGAGATCAAGAACATTAGCAGCCGAGGGGAGCGCAAGAAGTACTATAATGGCTATGCGTCGCTCTTTCAGGATGAGCAGGTTCTCAGCTCCGATGGCCGGCTGGAGCCCGGAAGATACGAGTTCAATTTCGATCTACTCTTTCCAGAAAAGGGTCTCCCCAGCAGCATTGAT TTTGAACGTGGCACGATATCTTACATGATTACAGCAACGCTAACGCGCCCGACTTCGGTAGCCCCAACGACCAGCTGTGAACGCAAAATCTACTTGATGGAACAGCTGGACGTTGGACCGCTTGCTCCTCCCAAGGCCCAGACTGTGGACCTCCGACCCATTTCGAAACGAGCCAAGAAGAAACGACCAGCCGGTGGAGATAGGCGCTCTGTGATATCGTCAGAGCGCTTGTCTGCTGATGTGCCAGCAGAATCATTGTCCGATGGTGATTCAGCAAGGATAAACGACACATCGACGGAAGGATCTCTTTCGATAGTCGGTGATGACGTTGGTCAAGAGGGCTTTAGCCAGGCTCCGCGCAGTGTCTCACATAGTGAGGTGCGAAGTCTCAGTGGCGATAGCGCCGCGAGTCTCAGCACGCACCCGAGCAGAGCATATAGCGAGACAAACCAGCTAGCCATCGTTGGGTCCGCAATGACAGGGAAACGGATATCATTTGCCGACGAACGGACCATCAAGTTGAGAGTTGAAGTGCTTAAAGGTGGATGCTTACCCGGCGACGTGATACCCGTCAAGGTGTCGGTTAATCACATCAAGATGATCAAAAGCATGCACGGTGTCATTGTTACTCTGTTCAGACAAGGGCGCATCGACTCTTCCCCGCTCCAGCTCTCCAAAGAGGATTGGAAAAAGTCGGAATCAGAcgactattattaccccaaATCCAGGACCGGTCTCAGCGGCCTTTCCCTGTCGTCTGCGGGTTCCTGCAGCATGTTTCGAAAGGATCTATCACAAGCATTTGCGCCTCTCATTACAGATCCGGTGAACTTTTCTGCCACCTTGACGACATCAGTCCGAGTACCAGAGGACTCTTTCCCCACTATCAAGGGTGTACCCGGGGAGATGATCAGTTTCAGGTACTTCGTCGAAGTCATCGTGGACCTGGGCGGCAAACTTGCCAATCATCTACAGGGCGGTGCGTCTTCCGGCTCACGAGTGGGAGCTACTGGTGTGGTAGGGACTCCTTTCGAGAATGTTGGCACATTACCATCGTGGGGGGCGACAGGGAGCACAAGTATCCTGGACACAGATCGCCTCAAAAGGATACAAGGAGTCATTCCCGGCTACTACGAGGTCATTGTCGGTACGACCGACAGTAATAGGTCACGAGGCAAGGGTCCGCAAAGACCCAGCCTTACGCATACACCATCTGTAACAGGCGGCTCCAACTATGTGGAGAATGAGTACAACGAAAAGGGCGGCTGGCCGAACAGCATGCACGACGATGACGGATACGGTCCCGAGTCTGCAAACCCCCATGATGACTATGCGTCGTACCCTCCACAAACGACTTATCCACACGGTTATGTCCAACAACCACCTTACTGGAATTACGTTCCAGACTCATCACAGCATGAGCAAGCGATACCCGCACCTCACTATATACCACCGCCCGACTTACCTGATGAAAATAGTCTTACGGAAAAGGAGCGCATCAGACGTGCCGAACAACGCTTGCTACCCAGTCAACCACCAATAGcggcagcatcatcatcatcgttcTCTGCCGCCGTGCCCTCACCATCCGCGTCCAGCCACGTCCCGGACTCGTCCTTACTACTAAACGGGGACAACATCTATGATGCAGAAGACGACGTACCAACCCCAGCCGCCACTCCCGCAACAGCATCACCATTCGACCACGCTCTCGCTCCGGTATACACACCCACACCAGCAGAAGACCTGCCATCCGCGCCAACCCTTGAGGAGCTCGAccgaccaccaccaataTCCAGAGGACCCTCGCACCACCCTCCAAGCACCACTGAGGATAAACAGGAGCTCGAACGGAGAAGGCTGTTAGCCGAGGCCAGCGCACCGCCCGAATTCCCAGAGGACTATATTCCCGACGAGGGCGGAGGACCCGTAACTCCAGCGGGGCCCTCTGGCTCAAGAGCAGGACCTTCCGCGCCTCCCCCAGCTCCACCCGTAGCCTTTGAACCCTCAGCTCCCGTGCTTTTCGAGAACGATGAAGATTATCACGGTGGTGGATATACCGCCGGTGGCCCCAGCTTTCCTAGCGCCGCTAGCGGCAACGGCGGTCACGAAGAAGAAACTGTGCCAGAGTATACGTACAATAATCATCGCCCTGGGTCCGTAGGTGCAGTAACGGTTGTTGGCAATCCGTCGTCACCAGTACTAGCACCTGCATCGGCATTTTTCCCGGCCTCGGGCTCGGGAAACGTGCACGATTCGCCACGGGAACAGGGACAGCAAGCAAGGTCGGATTCTTCTAGCCCGCCTCCTATTGAGTATCTGCCGCGGTATGAACGATAA
- a CDS encoding IdgA domain-containing protein yields MTARQHLLSRAHHVSSALLGSRLKCARQPCFNTVQRRLKSTDSQLASLLKISPEVADALATNKPVVALESTIYTHGALGDDLYLEDIVRKNGAVPAVCGILAGVPTVGLSTEEVTRMVHEGAKKASRRDLAYLVGKGLTGTKIHGGTTISGTMVLSRLAGIRVFGTGGLGGVHKGGENSMDISADLTELGRTRVAVVSSGCKGFLDIPRTLEFLETQGVLVSTFADGQQGNIDFPAFWARESGIKSPSVIQNEAEAAAMIYAQEQLNIETGLLLANPIPEEHAISRQDMEHAISVAVGEADEKGFSGAENTPYILRRIRELTEGRSVPANKYLVQANVARAAKVAVELSKLMDGGSRSSQAAAFTVQSPGIRKVKVEIKPEPSKVTQQQQSNTADILVAGSVALDLSCDYAGGVDAQGNKTVSPLAHVSNPSHITQSVGGVGHNVALAAHKVSEDGKVRLCSMVGDDIAGATILANLESSGLDTTCIRKLGREYPSTRTAQYVAVNDADKNLVMAMADMAIFSNHSFPTYWNSAVAATKPKWLVVDGNWAEADIQTWIEAGRKHGARVAFEPVSAAKSERLFAAPKQGGQLPLRLFPNASVDLASPNQYELSAMHAAATRNEYFTHSWFEVIDTFGMHGSRDKFVRLTSAEITDMGLPQQNIQLLPYIPTIITKLGAKGALVTMLLKPGDPLLKDSHHAPYILARNYNDHPHVGGVYMRLFPPVETVKDVVSVNGVGDTFLGVLVAGLAMGGRVENLVDVAQRAACLSLRSHESVSMELAGLKGDLRLAVEKE; encoded by the exons ATGACAGCTCGGCAACACCTCCTTAGCCGGGCCCACCATGTCAGCTCAGCCCTACTGGGCTCGCGACTCAAGTGTGCCCGTCAACCCTGTTTCAACACCGTCCAACGACGCCTCAAAAGCACAGACTCGCAACTCGCCAGTCTCCTCAAAATCTCCCCTGAAGTTGCCGACGCCCTGGCTACCAACAAGCCCGTCGTTGCTCTTGAGTCCACCATCTACACCCATGGCGCCCTCGGAGACGATCTGTACCTCGAGGACATTGTCCGCAAAAATGGAGCTGTCCCTGCTGTTTGCGGTATCCTTGCTGGTGTGCCTACAGTTGGTCTTAGCACTGAGGAGGTGACGAGAATGGTTCACGAGGGTGCAAAGAAGGCTTCTAGACGCGATCTTGCATATCTGGTGGGAAAG GGCCTTACGGGAACCAAGATTCATGGTGGTACTACCATTTCTGGAACTATGGTGCTCTCTAGACTTGCCGGAATCCGCGTATTTGGTACCGGCGGACTTGGTGGTGTTCATAAGGGCGGCGAGAACTCCATGGATATCTCGGCCGACTTGACCGAACTGGGAAGAACTCGTGTCGCCGTGGTGAGCAGTGGCTGCAAGGGCTTTCTCGATATTCCCAGGACACTCGAGTTCCTCGAGACCCAAGGGGTTCTGGTGTCCACGTTCGCAGACGGGCAACAAGGAAACATTGACTTCCCTGCCTTCTGGGCCCGTGAAAGCGGCATCAAGAGTCCTTCAGTGATTCAAAACGAGGCCGAAGCCGCGGCCATGATCTATGCCCAGGAGCAGCTCAACATTGAGACAGGTCTTCTCTTGGCCAACCCCATTCCGGAGGAGCATGCCATCTCTAGGCAGGACATGGAGCACGCCATCAGCGTTGCCGTAGGCGAGGCGGACGAGAAGGGCTTCAGCGGCGCAGAGAACACGCCGTATATCCTCAGGAGAATCAGGGAGCTGACCGAGGGCCGCAGTGTGCCTGCCAACAAGTACCTGGTTCAGGCGAACGTTGCGCGGGCTGCTAAGGTAGCAGTGGAGCTCAGTAAGCTTATGGACGGCGGCTCCCGCTCTTCCCAGGCTGCTGC GTTCACAGTTCAGTCTCCTGGAATTCGCAAAGTGAAAGTAGAGATCAAGCCTGAGCCTTCCAAAGTcacacagcagcaacag TCTAACACGGCTGACATCCTAGTCGCTGGCTCGGTCGCCCTCGATTTGAGCTGTGATTATGCCGGTGGGGTTGATGCCCAGGGCAACAAGACAGTGTCGCCTTTGGCTCACGTCTCTAATCCCTCCCACATCACTCAATCCGTCGGAGGTGTAGGCCACAATGTAGCCCTTGCCGCCCACAAAGTCAGCGAGGATGGCAAAGTGAGGCTCTGCAGCATGGTTGGTGACGACAT TGCGGGCGCCACTATCCTTGCCAACCTCGAATCCTCCGGTCTTGACACCACCTGCATCCGCAAGCTGGGTCGCGAATACCCGTCCACCCGCACAGCCCAATACGTCGCCGTCAATGACGCCGATAAGAACCTCGTCATGGCCATGGCCGACATGGCTATCTTCTCCAACCACTCATTCCCAACGTACTGGAACTCCGCCGTAGCCGCCACCAAACCTAAATGGCTCGTCGTCGACGGTAACTGGGCCGAAGCGGACATCCAAACCTGGATCGAAGCTGGACGCAAGCACGGTGCCCGCGTCGCCTTCGAGCCCGTCTCGGCTGCCAAGTCCGAGCGTCTCTTTGCCGCTCCGAAGCAGGGCGGCCAGTTACCTTTGCGTCTGTTCCCCAACGCCAGCGTCGATCTCGCGTCGCCAAACCAGTACGAGCTTTCGGCCATGCATGCTGCCGCGACGAGGAACGAGTACTTTACGCACAGTTGGTTCGAAGTCATCGACACGTTTGGCATGCACGGTTCAAGGGATAAGTTTGTACGACTGACGAGCGCGGAGATCACCGATATGGGCCTGCCCCAGCAGAATATCCAGCTGTTGCCATATATCCCGACGATTATCACGAAGCTGGGAGCGAAGGGCGCGTTGGTTACTATGTTGTTGAAGCCGGGTGATCCATTGCTGAAGGACAGCCATCATGCGCCGTATATTCTGGCGAGGAATTATAACGATCATCCGCATGTGGGTGGCGTCTATATGCGGCTGTTCCCGCCAGTGGAGACGGTCAAGGATGTGGTCAGTGTCAATGGTGTTGGAGATACGTTCTTGGGCGTATTGGTGGCGGGGTTGGCGATGGGTGGTCGAGTTGAGAATCTGGTGGATGTGGCGCAAAGGGCGGCGTGTTTGTCATTGAGGAGTCATGAGAGTGTTAGTATGGAGTTGGCTGGGTTAAAGGGTGATTTGAGGTTGGCGGTGGAGAAGGAGTGA